From Leptodactylus fuscus isolate aLepFus1 chromosome 11, aLepFus1.hap2, whole genome shotgun sequence, one genomic window encodes:
- the TAF7L gene encoding transcription initiation factor TFIID subunit 7-like, whose amino-acid sequence MMSTKQKASRSKDDAPHELESQYILRLPQEYASTVRRMVQSGNVNAKDRLSIELHPDGRHGIVRVDRVPLAAKLVDVPCVIECLKTIDKKTFYKTADICQMLVCTLDGDLYPPLEEPTGASDPKTSKKKDRDREKKFIWNHGITLPLKNVRKRRFRKTAKKKYIESPDVEKEVKRLLSTDAEAVSVRWEVIAEDESKENENLTGLDSSPGMSGIKQGHGSSMERDELREIFNDISSSSDGEEEEGERQEEEDLNIMETEDEQRGRQNGQDGGTNQIVLELQKQVENLQKKLRETQERRKRQEELIMKVENVALKTRLQAVLDEFRQQEDREKQQVTSLQEQLEALIEK is encoded by the exons GAATATGCATCGACTGTTAGAAGGATGGTGCAGTCTGGGAACGTCAATGCAAAAGACAGACTTTCCATTGAGTTACATC CCGATGGCCGTCACGGGATTGTGCGTGTTGATAGGGTTCCACTTGCTGCAAAGTTAGTCGATGTTCCATGTGTAATTGAGTGTCTGAAAACCATTGACAAGAAGACTTTTTACAAGACGGCTGACATCTGCCAG ATGTTAGTTTGTACCCTTGACGGTGACCTTTACCCTCCCCTTGAGGAGCCAACTGGAGCAAGTGACCCAAAGACCAGCAAAAAGAAAGACCGGGACAGAGAAAAGAAATTTATCTGGAATCATGGAA TAACCCTACCTTTAAAGAATGTGCGCAAAAGGCGCTTCAGGAAAACAGCCAAGAAGAAG TACATCGAGTCCCCAGATGTGGAGAAGGAAGTGAAGCGTCTATTAAGCACAGATGcagaggcagtcagtgtcc GATGGGAAGTGATTGCCGAAGATGAGTCCAAAGAAAATGAAAATCTGACTGGCCTGGATAGTTCTCCTGGAATGTCTGGAATAAAGCAAGGACATGGCTCTTCAA TGGAACGAGATGAGTTGCGAGAGATCTTTAAtgacatcagcagcagcagcgatggagaggaagaagaaggagaacgacaagaagaagaagacttaAACATTATGGAAACTGAAGACGAGCAGAGAGGGCGCCAAAATGGCCAGGATGGGGGCACCAACCAGATAG TGCTAGAACTGCAGAAACAAGTAGAGAATTTGCAGAAGAAACTACGAGAGACTCAAGAAAGAAGGAAACGCCAGGAAGAGCTCATTATGAAGGTGGAGAATGTAGCTCTTAAG ACACGTCTACAAGCGGTGCTTGATGAATTCAGACAGCAGGAAGACCGGGAGAAACAACAG GTGACGTCATTGCAGGAGCAGCTCGAAGCCCTGATAGAAAAATGA